gtcggctcctcccagcaggatatacccgcctccaggcactgagctaatcagttttagttccagagcaataggagaggaccgacaggtcaaggagaatcatgtgaaaaacaaacaaaaaaatgtccCTGAGGGTCTCAGGGTAATTGTATATtgaacaacctttaaggggttgccccctctcggggataagcccttactagataccctcccctaaaaaaCAACTTTTAGTGAATTAATATaaaatcttttaaccccttcacacgttttaaaattatcagcgaTGCAGTACTGTGCTTCAGTGGGGATATTCTATTGACCCCCTACTGTGTCCGGTATCACTGGAGCTATGGTACCTAAATAGTGTATATGATTGGTGTGCTACAGTATCTGCATCACCTAACCATAGACTGCCAGTCCTGTTATAATTCAAACTGCCGCTGGTTAAAACTCAATCGgaacctccccgacgtttcgcggatgaatcagctttgtcaagggttgcgagcctcacaacccttgacaaagcggaTTCATCcacgaaacgtcggggaggttctGATTGAGTTTTAACCAGCGGCAGTTTGAATTATAACAGTAGGGGGTCAATAGAATACCCCCACTGAAGCACAGTACTGCAtcgctgataattttaaaacgtgtgaaggGGTTATAAGATTTTATATTAATTCAATAAAAGTTGttttttaggggaggggcttaagaGGGGGCAATCCCTTAAAGGTCGTTCAATATAGGTCAAGGagaaaacacgaactgtccgagaacatatatataactgaactcaccctcggacagagaaccaaagagaaacccaaaagggcgggagctatGTCCCCCAGTGGATCCTTAGAGAAaagaagattttttatttacttacggtaaaatctctttctcgatcggctccattgggggacacagaacatgggacgtaccaaagccgtcccttgggtgggaagAAGAAAAACCTGGTTAGGCGGACGGCTGAACCACCGCCACCTGAAGTACCttccggcccagactagcattagctgatgcgaaggtatgaaccaggGAAAAAATCCCGAGGGAGTATGCAAAGATGACCAGGTAGCAAAATCCCAAGAGAGTATGCAAAGACCACCAGGTAGCCGCTTGCAGATCCCcaagatgccccaacagaacagtgagaatgagccaaaacccagaAGGGAGGGATCTTCACCCTACAGCGAAAGGCGTctaaaatggcagaccggatccaccaagAAATGGTGGTCTTGGAAGTAGGTTGTCCATTGCGActaccttccgtaaggacgaacgGGAATCCCATCGAGGAAAGGAAGCGGTGACAGAGAGTTAAGACTGAAAGGTCTACACCACATCCAGATGGTGGAGTAAATGCTCCTCAGAATGAGAAGGAGCGGAACGAAAACAAAAATGGAAGGACGAAGTCCTTACCGAGATCAAAAGCCCAAATTaccgtaggcaaaaaaaaaggagctggcCGAAAAACGACCTTGTCCTGTGAACCACCAGAAACTGAGAACGGCagaagagagctgccaattcagacatccACCGAATAGAGGTGATAGCTATAAAATACGCCACTTTCCAGGAAAGCAGGCACAAGGACACTTCCCTAAGAGGTTCAAAAGGGGAACCATGGAGGACACCCATAACCAGATTTGAGTCCCACAGGGAGAAGGGGACCGATGGAGAAGCAGCCCTTGCCACTCCGTGAAGGAAAGTCCTGACATGAGAAtgagaagccagaggacgctggaaaagaaaagaaagagccgaaacctgacccttaggGGAACAGAGAGACAACCCCAAttcccaatcccgactgcaagcaAGCGAAAAGACGGGAgacagaaaaagtaacaggacAGAAGTCCTGAGTTGCACACCAACTAAAATAggcccgccaggtacggtggtaaattatTTGCAGAGGAGGGCCTACGAGCCccgagcatggtgcgaatgacttgggaagagaacccgcggtcCCTCAAAACTGCGGCCTCAACTGCCACGCTGTCAactgcagcgactgtaaattggggtggcaaagagaaaCCTGCGACAGCAGGTCCGGATGAAGTGGAAGGCGCAGCGGAacatcgtccaggagcctgaccacgttgGCGTACCACGTCCTTCGGGGCCAAACTGGAGCTACCAGTATGGCGAGGACGCCCTCCGCCTgtgcttcctcagaaccctgggaaagAGAGCAAGGAGAGAAAACAGAGAGGGCAGgggaaaccccgcccaaggaatcccaATGGCAGCCATGGCTAAAGCCAGGGGGTCCGGGGACTTCGACACAAATGAaagaatcttccgattgtgccggacaTGAAAAGGTCCCCGTCTAGAATGCCCCAaaggtcgcagatctgcgcgaagactactggatgtagagaccacttgctgaggtcggctgaggaccgactgaggaagtccgcttcccagtgagCACACCCGGAAGGAACCGCCGAAAACATACGTTCCGTCCAGAGGAGAATCTTTGACACCTCGGCCATGCTGCCGAACTGCGAGCGCCACCGTACAGACTGACGTcgaggcgttgtccgactggatgcggacaggacgggacagaAGATAGGACTCCCAataaagaagacaaagaagaatcaccCCCAGGTCCAGAATGTCTATTGGAAGGGCTTCCCGGAGAGACCAGAGGTCCTGAACCgaccaatccctgaacacaccgcccgaGCCCGAAAGAGTGGCATCTGTCGTGACTACCTGCTCGTGGAGGGAAGGAATGGTCACCCCTGAAGAACGGAACGGacgccaccagagcagagactgactgatCCGGGAGAGCAACCTTGTGATTGAGAGACAAAGGAGATCTGTCCCATAGaaagagaatcgccagttgaaggagATGGTAATGAAAACTGGGATAAGGGTATGGCCTCCATGGCCtctaccatccgacccaagactgCCATACGAATTCGGATGGAAACTGGGGCCTTGCCCAAAGAGAGCGGACTCCAGACAGGAGAGTCAGACGGTTGTCCGGCAGAAGACAAATCCGGTCAGAGACCATGGAAGTGAAGTCtcagaagatcagagactgggtgggagagaggaccGACTCGTCTCGGCTGAACGTCCACCCGAAGCAATTCAGGGTCTGGAGAGTAAGATCCACAGTCTGGATCCACAGGCTGGACTCTGGTGAGAGCCTTGACGAGAAGGTCGTCCATGTAAGGAAGCACTGAGACTCCGCACGACCGCAACAGGATTATCACTGGTTCAAGGATCATGGTAAAGACCCGatgagcagtggccagaccaaagggtagggctacgaattgaaaaagcccctccagAACCGGAAGGCGGAGGAACCGCAGATGGCCGGGAAATATAGGAACatgaaggtaggcatccttgatttccaccgaggaaagaaactctTCTTGTGCCCTGGATGCCACAGAAGTGGCAAAGATGACGGTGAGACGCTTTAGGCCCAGAATCGGCCACACAGAACCGCCTTCCTGGGagaccacaaaaaaagtgaaataaaaaaccCTGAAAATATTCCCAACGGGACAATGACTCCCTGGGCCGGGACTAGAGGGCCTCCCGAGACTGCTTCCCGGAGAAGGAGACCGGGGTGTTCGGGACTTCCTGAAAATGTGTGGTCCCGActtctcgaaaaagtaagagacgacctcccacccgagaaaaacctGCGGGCGATGGCTGCACTCCATGTGGATTGCGGTTACCCGATTTTTGGTCAGagcggttggtgtccgactttcAAGACGAACGCACCCGGAACGAGGGAGacctcttgtcccgcgaaggcgcctgccgagaccccttattggggccaaaggtccgaaaggaagaggacttcccctGGGAAGAAAAGAgtcttattttgaggcaacaagtaacTTTTACCCCCCGTCGCCACtgagataatctcgtcaaggaGCTTGTCAAAGAGACGGGTACCAGTAAAAGGCAACTCTGTAAGAGACCTTTTGGAGGCGGCATCCGCATCCCACGCCCTAAGCCACATGGGGCGGCGGAGGGCCACTAggagacccacagcaaaggcagcacaacggactgactgcatggaagctgtgcacagaagtccccagcattggagaaccaaagcaagATAGATCCTCCGGGGGAAATCCCGCCAGGATACCCTGACTGAGTTGTGAGCACCACAAGAATATGGCCTCGGACCCTGAGCCTGCTGCGTCCAAGGCAAACTCCGCTAAGGACTCCTCCGTCTGGTCTGTTGagtccttgaaggcagctgcatctgccagcggcagtgtagtagcctagagaggcgggaaattggtggaaCCACTGagagaggggaaaccaccttagaggcaaggtccttggcgaatggGTAACGCACTTGAACCCTCTTCATTCCCGTGaacctcttgtccggatgtttccatgcagattacaGAAGGATGTGACGTTTAGCATGAGAGCTGAACCCTTGAGGTGCTGGCTaaacacgatgaaaggatacttcaggagtaacgtccgaagatcctgggtcctctaagtgaaaggagtctcttatggccgcaaccaatgagttcaccatttcaactatatccgagcggtcctctgagtcagatgccgattcggaagcctcatccgccagttcaccaggagaaagtgaacacgtgaaggcagccctggaggggggcgaccctgaccagGTACGCAGCTCTGGCGGGGCAGAGCGATGATTCCggaaacgtcctctggaggagtgacatctgtgaccagatgacacggggAGGTGAGACCCACGGAGGGACGCCCACGTCTACCTGGAGACAaaacacccctagtacgctttgTGAGAGCGTGAGGCTTGTGGAAAAGAGGAGCGGGACCCACCAGAGGGCCGGCgcagggcagacctcttcaaggTAGACACCATGTCACGTGAGGCCTCAGCCACCACAAGGgggacttgagtcaagtcagccatataacGGGataggaagaaacccaggctgaagggcggccgaatccaccggAACTGTAACATCCGGGGAAgctagggggtctgggggagcagtggagcaggcagaatcAGTGGGCATTTTAGGAATAATATGTCATACAGACAAAATAGAAGACTAGCAGTCTAGTTGTCAGTATATAGGGAGGAACAGAATAGCGTCCCCTATGACAGTAAAGTGTTAACCCCTGAGAGGGGCATTCCCAGAGCAGGGGCACTGACCGATTGGCCCCCCGCCACCTGGATCGCGAGCACAGTGCTGAATGGAGGGCGATTTGCGCCTCCAGTAAGCTCTGGCGGCCCTGTGGGCAGAGCTATAGCGCCCCGGCCGCCGAGAACCACcacagtaatggcgcccgctccttgcctcGAGCGCACATGTTCGCCGCATATGCACCcgcggggaagtgagcgggcgataCACATATCCCCGGCAGTCGTctgctgccgaaagtgaaagacggcgcttcatgcgcccgaCAGTATCGCATTCATCCACACACACAACGGCATAATAAGCTCCTCCAGAGGGTTCCGACCCCTGGGGGCGGAGCTATGTAGAAGTCGGGGACGAagcagtaatggcgcccgctccttgtcccagcagcatatgcgctcgggggaagtGAGCGGACAGCATACACGCCGGCAGCAGCTGCCGGAGAaaatgaaagtaagccggcgctgcgTGCGCTCGGCCAATAAAATCGCCGCggatgtcagccgcatataaggcgctgcggcTACAGCCGCATAGTAAAACACACGGTGTAAGAAGTAAAAACACCTACAcacagtgtaataaaataaatcatGCCCCCAAAGATGCCACTGCTCGCCCCAGTACCAGCCAGCCACATaaacctgaaaggtgggccaaaaactgagggtctccagaggttgcaagtccttgCACATAAGGGAGAAAGGGAAatgtactcacctcagtcagaagaacttacctactgGAGTCTTCTGTGAAGTATTCAGTAAGCTTtttgtccctgcatcacgcctagctaccatgcgcgagcgaggcgagcagggaaatagggggacccggacccatgcggtaccaacccaggcgctgaccgttgacgaggggggggtgaacagcgcatatacgcaatgtctgtgcccccttactcgcaatggggaaacagggaaccggagtccccgagtccccacctgaaaacatgaaagaaaaaggaatgaaaactaacacgtccctatactaggaaaacaataaatcagaaTACCTgatctggagaattccagaccatgtccacctcctgcaagacactaagctaaaactgattagctcagggcctggaggcgggtatatcctgctgggaggagccgacttttttattGCCAtaatgtcacacctcctagagacggcAGCATACACCAATGGTCTGTGTCcctcaatggagccgatagagaaaaaagcACTGCAGTGGCTTAGGAATCATGACAAACTCATAGTGAAGCCTGCAGATAAAGGGGGCAATATCGTGATTCTAAATAAGAGAGTGGTTACATCCAGGAGGATCACCGACAACTTGGAGATATGGAGACATACACAAAATTGGATGAAGATCCTACAAGAACATATTCCACCAGATTACAATCACTACTAAGGAAAGGAGTTGAAAGGAACATAATAACAAAGATAAAGATGGCAGAAAAATTTTACCCAACAAATCCCCAAAAACCATATTGGTACCATGTACCTAAAATACATAAAGTCTGTGATAAGCCCCCGGGGAGAACCATTGTGGCGGGCAGGGGCTCCCTCACGGAACCCCTGTCGAGCTACCTAGATTGGTACCTCTGACCATTGCTAAAGTCTGTTCCCTCCTACTTGGAGGATACTAAATCACTTCTACAGATGGTGGAAGATCTTGAATGGCATCAACCGTGGATGTCGTCAGTCTGTATACCCGGATTCGCCATCAAGATGGGTTCAGAGAATTTAGGTCCCTATTGGAGAGATTAGATAAGAGTCAAGAATGTACTGATTTTATCTGTGAAGCCTTACTTTTTGTTCTTGAGCATAATGCCTTTCAATTTGGAGAAACCTGGTACGCCTAATGAACTGGGACGACGATGGCAGTGGCACCAactttttctattcttttcctGGCCATTTGGGAAGAACATTATATTTACAACCCAAACAATGCATATCGACATCTGTTACAACATTGGACCTGATATTTGGAGGATTGTTTGATAGTGTGGGGGGTACACAATCAGAGCTCAATGAATTTTGTGGTTACATCAATCACAATGATGTGAACATGCAATTCACTGCCAATTATGGGAAATCAATGGTGGAATTCCTGGATGTGACCATACATGAAAGTACAGAGGGATTAAAGGTAAAGGGATACAGGAAGCCAACCTCAACAAATTCCCTATTACACTTTAACAGCTTCCACCCCAATCATGTCTGTAGATCTCTACCTTATGGACAATTCCTAAGAATCCGTAGGAATAACTCTGAGTATAGCTCCTTCTTAGAACAATCATGTGGCCTTATGGACCGATTGAGAGATCAAGGGTATGAGGAACAGATAATATACAACTGCTTTCAACGTGCATGCAAAGACGACAGAAAACAACTCCTCTTTAGGAAACGCAAATACACTAAAACTAGAACACAGAACAGACGTGCCATGTTTTCATTTGAGTATAGCCCAATGTCAGAGATAATGAAAAAAGTCAGGAAAAACTGGCACATCCTTCAGGCAGACAAGGAACTTACAGGTATATCCTCTGAACCTCCCCTAATATCTATCTGCAGAACGAGGAATCTGCGGGACGTATTGGTGAAAGGCCAGCTGGCAACACGCAGGGAGAACTGAATCCAGAGAGGGTTGCCAAAAGATAATCACAGATGCAAACATTGTGCCTATTGTGAATCATTGGAAACCTCACGTACCATCCAGCTAGGATGCACAAACCATGTGGTCAcggacttaaaggacatctgcagcggcattacacttatcccctatcctgtggataggggataagagtttgatcgtggggggtccgaccgctgggaccccccccccatcttgctAACGGGGCGCTGCCATAagccacgccacgccccctgcacgggagagccgcggccccagcgttcggaccccccacgatcaaacacttatcccctatcttgaggataggggataagtgtttgtaacgctgcagatgtcctttaatcacTTCAGACTACGTGTTTTATGCATTATTGTGTTCATGCAATCACTTCTACATTTGTGAAACGATACGTCCTATGTTTCACAGATTCCGAGAGCATATCAATTCAGTGAAAACTGGAAAGGGATGTCCAAGATTGATCTCTCATATCCAGAATGTACATGCTAGCGACACAAAGGGGTTAAGATTCCAGGGTCTCCAGCGTATCTTGCAGTCGGACAGCAGAATAGACCGACATACCAGACTCCTCCATGTGGAGGCAGTGTGGATTATCCGCACAGGTGCAACAGGAATATTGGTTCTAAATGACCGTAATGATTTATCTTCTTTTCTATGAATATTTGCAGGCTGATATCATTACTTATGATTAATATATTATGTGACGTAAATCTTGCAATTTTTAAATCAGTTTTGTATTAACTTGTTATCGGAACATTGCATGTTGGGTAAATAAGGGGGTTAAGATACGGAAATGTCTCCTCCTACTATACCTTGACGATGCGTCACATGACGTGAAACCAGCgcaactgtctggcaccagttaattaaaaaaaagttttccagcggagtatccctttaattaccTCTGGAGAGCTGCTCATTCTCTGGCAATCCACTTGAAAAAAGAGGGGGCATTCCTCTCGGCAGTGAAGACGTTTGCTACCACATGCCGTGCAGGAACTTTTGCCCTCGCTCTTCTATGCAAAGCTATATCGCAGGAGcacacacagccctgcaaccAATGAATGCTGACAGCTGTGCACCGAGGAGCGATATGTCTAGTCCAAATTTTATAGATTGTGTCTTGGCATGTGCTTCTACTGTAAGACAGAGATAGAAGTAGCAAAACAGGACAGCGTTCAgcggtatgaggacccctagtggccaaattctatagtcaatttatttatttttttaaatactgatTTTACATGATCTAAGAAATCTAGAAACTCTGTTGATGACATGTTGCCGTTTAAAAGTAACTGTTGACCTTTCCCACAGATTAGTCAGGCTGTGTGCCAAAGCAGGGAGTGAAACACATTACTGGGCACTTCACCCAGCTATAATCAATGTTCAAAGCGGGTTTCAGCAttggacaacatgtcaaaatttaatttaaatgacTGTAACACTTTAAACTTAATAAATATAAAACACTTTAATTCTGTTCTGTTTTCTCAGGTAAGGAAGTGCATTGTTTATATTGGTTAGACATGGAACTACACCATAGATAAAGGGTGATGCAATGGAATTATAAAAGTATTAATGAACAAGGCTACAAAAATGTACTATTATGCACTGTTTACacagagaaaagaaagaaaacaaaacttcTTACCGCTTCTAACTCTTTTTGTGTTTCATCCTCCATTCGCCTTATGTCTTCCATTGTTAGATCAATCCATTTGTCAATCCAGCAGAACAACTGACGATGAAAGTTTGTAAATATTCGTTTttcttgcttaaaaaaaaaaaaaaattaaataagtcTAAATCATTAAATGCAATATTCCCTACATTTATTATGGTTAAGCCAGTTCTCAGGTCTGCCTCACTCAGGTAGGCCTTATGTATCTGCCGAGTCCCATAGACAGCAGCTTGGTGGCAGAGAAAAATCTAACactatgggcagccaagaatcAAGTCACCCATTTATTCTATTTAATGGTTTTATATAATATCATATATAATGCCAAACAGCCGTATCCTCTAAATGTCCGGGTGTACATACATGGAAAGATGGAAAAAGCTGTATGAGGGGatagggctatatgaggggggaTGGCTATATGAAGGGGAACAGCTATATGAAATTCATACAGCCATTCCCTCATACAGCCCAATCCTCTCATAAAGACTTTCCCCTCTTATAGCCCAATCCCCTCCATGTCATGTTAACTGTGATGAAACGGGAAGGAATTCATttaattcctcctcctcctcatttcaTGTACCTGGCCTGGCCTACACACAATGTTACTTATTTACTTACTTACGCGGCTGCACCATAGACTGCTAGGAGGAGCTGACGCACATGCCGACAATCTCCTGGGACACCagagcgtccctcacatatagctgcaCGTGGAGATGGGAAGCAGGCGGGCCCAAAGCCTCCACCAGAGCCACTGCTGCCGCCAGAAGCTGACAGAACAGGTAATCGCAAAATTTCCCCAAAAGCCAAATCGAAATATGGCAATCTGCAATAATGGCCATATATCTTGTAGGCCTAGCTTTCCACTTACCAATAGAATGTATACAGCAAgacatgatttaaaggggttatccaccataaggtgattttagaacgtacctgccagacagtaatggacatgcttaggaaggatctgcgcttgtcttggagctaaataggtatgttgtgagattaccacaccactgtggctagatttttgtgagctggtatttcctgttggatattgttctcaaactacaagtcccatatttTGTAAGTGTGCGGTCACtttactccctcccacacatcagccaccccacccattgaaacacaaatgagttgcattctatttaatagaccagtgttttctaaccagggtgcctacagctgttgctctctcccacccagcggtcgctccacccattgaagcaggacagactccctctgatcatctgactagtgatgtcatgtcttgacgcactgcaacctggggaatcccgagacctgagtaattttgcatgctgttaaagataaatattggggcgaaaatcacaaaaaaaattgctagaccaccgtcacacaccggtacagacactaataaaaaaactacactaactttacagccaatggagcatagtcaaataaaaatagaaatcctggaatacccctttaaccatatttGCATAGTTTACAATATAAATGAGACCTGGGCTGCAGGATAAAACATTTATATCTGACAAAAGTAATAaggatagaaaacatttttttaccatgAAAAAGTCACCTGTGCATATCTCTGAATTTCCGGTTGGAACGCCCAAAAAACTAAAgcggttaaaaactttttttcccccttcttatAAAATGTTGGCATGTTGCTAGATATGTCACCACTTTGTGATTAATGGGGGTCTTAGAATGAAGAAACTGCAGAGCTAATTTAATGATGCATCCCCTTCTCTATTTTCTCATGCAGAGCGGGGCCCAGACATCTGAACTGCAAGTAAATGCTGTACAGTCCTGTGAATGTGGCTGTAGATCCCTGCTCAGCTGGTCGGCCAGGATTGCTGTTATACGGAGAACAGCACTAAACCAGCACCACATACCCTTCATTCTTAGGATCAGTAGGGATATGCCATCATtctaaagtgatggcatatcctagcAATTTACCCCCACTTTATAAAATGGGGAAAACGCTTGAAAAATATTCTAGTTTACTTGGAGATTCTTACCTTTTGAATAAaattttctactttattttgaagtCCCCACCATCTAAATTTAATTGTAACTAGTTTGTAAGCACACATTCGTGGACAGTCCTCTGAATTTGCCAGTTCTTTCTATattaaaagaagaaagaaagaaaaaaaagaaaaaaaaaaaaaaaaaaaaaaaaaagaaaaaacttattAATATAAAAATCCAAAACAAACCTCTGCTACATGAACTTAGTAGGTAACTAAACCCTGCCCTGACTGGCTTACTGTATGGGAACCTCTGTCTTACTGTGAAGGAGGGTTCCATTTAGACTTTACTCTAGTGAAAATTTTAACTAAtagttttatagaaaaaaaattagcaaacaGTAGAAGATTAGTATTGCTAATTTAACTAAAGGTATtcaaactaaaagaaaaaaaaaagactgaatTGCAGGTGTTCACATTGAGTTAGGATGTTAGTGCACTGCCATCTGGTGGCAACATTATTTACTGCAAAGAAATACAGTGTAAACCATaggactaaggctaggttcacattaccgTTGTAGTCCGTCCCGTTCTGGGTCAGTTCTGTCCTTTTTTTTGCAGATGTCACAGGAGAGTCTTGGCCTCCCTATATTTATTTGATCAGTTAGGttctaaagggggagatttatcaaaacctgtccagatgaaaagttgctgagttgccaatagcaaccaatcagatcgcttctttcatttttaacaaggcccctgcaaaatgaaagaagcgatccgattggttgctatgggcaactgagcaacaagttttgataaacctcccactaagtcagtgtttcccaaccagggtgcctccagatgttgcaaaactacaactcccagcatgcctggacagcctttggctgtccaggcatgctgggagttgtagttttgcaacacctggaggcaccctggttgggaaacactgccctaggtgtTTAGACTGCGACAGATAACTAGAAGTAGCTGAGAGTAGAGCACACCAAGAGAGGCCAACTTTAAATGTTTTCTCCGGACTTGGTCATGGCAGACACCGAacgaaaaaaacttttgacatgtctgtaggGCAAAGTTAGTGTCCCtatgtcaaattttttttccccccttttttaaaAAAGCGACAGGCACACTGAAAAtcggaaaagaggaaaaaaaaaagacctggatgtttttttttttaaacaagtgtTTTCCATCCATTGATTTCTTTGGGAACATTGTCACATAGAGATATGGCCTGACATTGTAAAGGTTCAATAAATTAAAATGCGAGTCCATCATTTAATGCACTACTacagtttaaaagaaaaaaacgcaaACATAAAGGATATATTGTTTCAAAACCATTTGGGACACCTTAAGCTACATCAATAATCCAATGAAGAATGTAACCCTCAAATATAACCTTTAATAAAGAGCAAACAGAAAGCAACAATAGAGCAAAGTAGGGTAGTCACCCAGGCctaggtttaaaaaaataaataaacggcATTTATGGGGCACTT
Above is a genomic segment from Hyla sarda isolate aHylSar1 chromosome 1, aHylSar1.hap1, whole genome shotgun sequence containing:
- the LOC130281852 gene encoding uncharacterized protein LOC130281852, coding for MNWDDDGSGTNFFYSFPGHLGRTLYLQPKQCISTSVTTLDLIFGGLFDSVGGTQSELNEFCGYINHNDVNMQFTANYGKSMVEFLDVTIHESTEGLKVKGYRKPTSTNSLLHFNSFHPNHVCRSLPYGQFLRIRRNNSEYSSFLEQSCGLMDRLRDQGYEEQIIYNCFQRACKDDRKQLLFRKRKYTKTRTQNRRAMFSFEYSPMSEIMKKVRKNWHILQADKELTGISSEPPLISICRTRNLRDVLVKGQLATRREN